From the Montipora capricornis isolate CH-2021 chromosome 2, ASM3666992v2, whole genome shotgun sequence genome, one window contains:
- the LOC138033805 gene encoding uncharacterized protein has protein sequence MKITHLLYIDDLKVFSSSQTKLNTVLRSTCAAMNDIELQWNPKKCNTIHVKRGVLVHDAAGLKLDQTSVVQSIKEGSSYKFLGVCETVKQDEKLALVSAAKVYLQRLSVPWSSPLSDVNRVIATKQFALPVLSYLMWTQHWPITELRVVNREARKIIHENGGKHPLSSTAVMYLPRHLGGRGLRSVEREYKLTKIKAAVKLYQNSDPTIRTVQMFEERAVEKGHSSLLTEAHKYAEELEISLSLRYPNPSITLARRPEVEVEGMKIKELLKRAMIDKLQETIKAENWHGRLLTSRWKDEELSQDACFAWMKDWSSAPTHTVAGMIELYEQLLPTKVYTTQKTKTTQGDVSCRLCGKEAETLPHILSGCSTLAQSKYLDQHNAALKILFFEKCKDLKLVEGVPPWYSPVKPKPVYESDEGKAFWDVAVYAEHTYVRANIIDARFVDHKAKQVWAVEMSCPWIDNRAKKVEEKAIKYGPLLLELKQQHPGYKVQQCNIIIDALGGWSKDVEETMKKLVGARSKCVLEKMQKATISYSLHIARYFKAAVL, from the coding sequence ATGAAGATAACTCATCTACTGTACATAGATGATCTTAAAGTTTTCTCATCGTCGCAAACAAAGCTTAATACAGTCCTAAGATCCACATGTGCAGCAATGAATGATATTGAATTACAGTGGAACCCGAAGAAGTGCAATACCATTCATGTCAAGAGAGGTGTTCTAGTGCATGATGCAGCAGGTCTTAAACTCGATCAGACGTCAGTGGTTCAGAGTATCAAAGAGGGTTCAAGCTATAAGTTCCTTGGAGTATGCGAAACAGTGAAACAGGACGAGAAGTTAGCTCTCGTGAGTGCAGCAAAGGTCTACCTTCAACGCTTGTCTGTACCCTGGTCTAGCCCTCTTTCCGATGTTAATCGAGTAATAGCAACTAAGCAATTCGCACTTCCCGTGCTCAGCTATTTGATGTGGACCCAACACTGGCCTATCACCGAACTGAGAGTAGTTAATAGAGAAGCAAGAAAGATTATTCACGAGAACGGAGGAAAACACCCATTGAGCTCGACAGCTGTTATGTATCTACCCAGACACCTAGGGGGGCGTGGCCTGAGATCCGTTGAACGAGAATACAAGCTTACAAAGATCAAAGCTGCTGTAAAGCTCTATCAGAATTCAGACCCTACGATAAGAACTGTCCAGATGTTTGAGGAGAGAGCAGTGGAGAAAGGCCATTCTTCACTACTAACTGAAGCACACAAATATGCAGAGGAACTGGAGATAAGTTTATCTCTTAGATACCCAAATCCTTCAATTACTTTAGCTAGAAGACCAGAGGTAGAAGTTGAGGGAATGAAGATCAAAGAACTCTTGAAGCGTGCAATGATAGATAAGCTACAGGAGACCATAAAGGCAGAGAATTGGCATGGGCGGTTGCTCACATCGCGTTGGAAAGATGAAGAACTTAGTCAAGATGCGTGCTTTGCATGGATGAAGGATTGGTCATCGGCACCCACCCATACAGTTGCAGGTATGATCGAACTCTATGAACAACTCTTGCCAACCAAAGTATATACAACACAAAAGACCAAAACAACCCAGGGAGACGTAAGCTGTAGGCTGTGCGGTAAAGAAGCAGAGACACTTCCACACATTTTGTCAGGATGTTCTACTCTTGCTCAATCAAAGTATTTGGACCAACACAATGCTGCTCTGAAGATATTATTCTTCGAGAAGTGCAAAGATCTCAAGCTGGTGGAAGGTGTTCCTCCTTGGTATTCACCTGTGAAACCAAAACCTGTCTATGAGTCAGATGAAGGGAAAGCTTTTTGGGATGTGGCGGTATATGCAGAACACACATATGTTAGAGCTAATATTATCGATGCTCGTTTCGTGGACCACAAGGCAAAGCAAGTCTGGGCAGTAGAAATGAGCTGCCCCTGGATTGATAATCGTGCAAAGAAAGTTGAAGAGAAGGCAATAAAGTATGGTCCACTACTTTTAGAATTGAAACAACAGCATCCTGGTTACAAGGTACAGCAATGTAACATCATCATTGACGCATTGGGAGGATGGTCGAAGGACGTAGAAGAAACTATGAAGAAGCTTGTTGGTGCCCGATCAAAGTGTGTTTTAGAGAAGATGCAGAAAGCCACCATTTCATACTCGTTGCATATAGCTCGTTATTTCAAAGCAGCTGTTttataa